In Microbacterium cremeum, a genomic segment contains:
- a CDS encoding DUF2207 domain-containing protein — translation MGRRSTWRAWTIGGVLAAILLTAGALALTRPHGEPAAFAARGGASDATAELRLGAAASVDDFTFDSFDADYWLVRGAGGESRLLTAETIVARFPEFDQNRGIVRALPLVDSGIALGTNVLNVTGAGGAPIPWWTETDGDWVYILTGDDSFVHGAQTYVLTYEMRDVVLRYEDSDADEFYWDTVGTDHAQPFGAVDIDVHVSTDAAAGLLPGRAFCYRGSQGSTDQCTIERADGSEPLPAGAAAWAAGAGSSVTGGVTFTAAAETVGPYEDVTVAIGFAQGTFAAPSRPPPPPYPWWLWILPGFALLSGIGGVAFVLVVRAVARRNPDRSPVAVQYSPPDDESLTLSAGVLDVPERALAAHVVDLAVKDAVEIRATGDRREEDDFEVVLRDRSGLDADERRVIEALFGRTAEPGADVDLGAFARKPPSRAVTYVRRIDDFTVQRGYRSLLPGWITRVRSTIQMVGMPLALLLIFFADGAFVVLQPLGAAGDLLYFVAVGSAFFAFFGLPFLSLPKSVLTLAGGRHRSYLDGIREYLRLAEEDRLRAAQAPRTADLVSSGRRPYGDAPNTPGAEVVNLYERLLPYAVLFGMEREWATVIRAAAGPDTSLAQAALFDVVTSRSLTDASSSIGRLAATPVSRPGSSSSSSSSSSWSSSGGSSGGGFSGGGGGGGGFGGR, via the coding sequence ATGGGGCGACGATCGACCTGGCGCGCGTGGACGATCGGCGGCGTCCTGGCGGCGATCCTGCTGACGGCGGGGGCGCTGGCCCTCACCCGTCCGCACGGCGAGCCCGCCGCGTTCGCCGCCCGCGGCGGGGCCTCGGACGCGACAGCCGAGCTGCGGCTCGGGGCCGCGGCATCCGTCGACGACTTCACGTTCGACTCGTTCGATGCCGACTACTGGCTCGTGCGCGGCGCCGGCGGGGAGAGCCGCCTCCTCACCGCCGAGACGATCGTCGCGCGGTTCCCCGAGTTCGACCAGAATCGCGGGATCGTGCGCGCGCTTCCGCTCGTCGACTCGGGCATCGCGCTCGGGACGAACGTGCTGAACGTGACGGGCGCCGGCGGTGCGCCCATTCCGTGGTGGACCGAGACCGACGGTGACTGGGTCTACATCCTCACCGGCGACGACTCGTTCGTCCACGGTGCGCAGACGTACGTGCTCACGTACGAGATGCGCGACGTCGTCCTCCGCTACGAAGACTCCGACGCCGACGAGTTCTATTGGGACACCGTGGGGACCGACCACGCGCAGCCGTTCGGTGCCGTCGACATCGACGTGCACGTGTCGACGGATGCTGCGGCCGGCCTCCTGCCGGGGCGCGCGTTCTGCTACCGCGGGTCGCAGGGTTCGACGGACCAGTGCACGATCGAGCGGGCCGACGGATCCGAGCCGCTGCCGGCGGGCGCCGCCGCGTGGGCTGCCGGCGCGGGGTCGAGCGTCACGGGCGGCGTGACGTTCACCGCGGCCGCGGAGACGGTGGGGCCGTACGAGGACGTCACGGTGGCGATCGGGTTCGCGCAGGGCACGTTCGCGGCACCGAGCCGGCCCCCGCCGCCGCCGTACCCGTGGTGGCTGTGGATCCTTCCCGGGTTCGCGCTGCTGTCGGGCATCGGTGGGGTGGCGTTCGTCCTCGTCGTTCGCGCCGTCGCCCGGCGCAACCCCGACCGGTCGCCGGTCGCCGTGCAGTACTCGCCGCCCGACGACGAGTCGCTCACGCTGTCGGCGGGAGTCCTCGACGTGCCGGAGCGCGCGCTCGCAGCCCACGTCGTCGATCTCGCGGTGAAGGACGCCGTCGAGATCCGCGCGACGGGGGATCGGCGCGAAGAGGACGACTTCGAGGTCGTGCTGCGCGATCGGTCCGGTCTCGACGCCGACGAGCGGCGTGTCATCGAAGCGCTCTTCGGGCGCACGGCCGAGCCCGGTGCCGACGTCGACCTGGGCGCGTTCGCCCGCAAGCCGCCGTCCCGCGCGGTCACGTATGTGCGCCGTATCGACGACTTCACGGTGCAGCGCGGCTACCGCAGCCTGCTGCCCGGCTGGATCACGCGCGTTCGCAGCACCATCCAGATGGTGGGGATGCCGCTTGCGCTGCTGCTGATCTTCTTCGCCGACGGCGCCTTCGTCGTGCTCCAACCCCTCGGCGCGGCCGGCGACCTGCTGTACTTCGTCGCCGTCGGCAGCGCGTTCTTCGCCTTCTTCGGGCTGCCGTTCCTGTCACTGCCGAAGTCGGTGCTCACGCTCGCCGGAGGCCGGCATCGCAGCTACCTCGACGGCATCCGCGAGTACCTCCGCCTCGCCGAGGAGGATCGCCTCCGGGCCGCGCAGGCCCCGCGGACCGCCGATCTCGTGAGCTCGGGGCGGCGGCCGTACGGCGACGCGCCGAACACGCCGGGAGCCGAGGTCGTGAACCTGTACGAGCGACTCCTGCCCTATGCGGTGCTGTTCGGCATGGAGCGCGAGTGGGCGACCGTGATCCGCGCTGCCGCGGGCCCCGACACCTCACTCGCGCAGGCGGCGCTGTTCGACGTCGTCACGTCCCGTTCGCTCACCGACGCGTCGTCGTCGATCGGGCGACTCGCCGCGACACCGGTCTCACGCCCCGGGTCGAGCTCGAGCTCGTCGTCGAGTTCGAGCTGGTCGTCCTCGGGCGGCTCTTCGGGCGGCGGGTTCTCGGGCGGCGGGGGCGGAGGCGGCGGCTTCGGCGGCCGCTGA